Proteins from a genomic interval of Flammeovirgaceae bacterium SG7u.111:
- a CDS encoding alpha/beta hydrolase codes for MTQKLLKILRFALLSPLFLALLTNGCMRLKTSDKKILAHFEEQGVAASVQKMAHDANELRYVETGAERNKENLLVFVHGAPGAGDDFFGFLTDSVLLEKARIVTVDRPGYGHSGYGKSVTSIQEQAIIIGKVLEEAKEDHIYLIGHSYGGPIVGKMATMYAVDGIMMLAPVNDPESEPIYWIAHLGKWKLTRWMASKPLRVATDEKFAHKAELALLKEDWGKITVPVVHLHGGKDFLAPFEGNVAWSKKYIKPKMLKLVEDPEMTHFIPWKNYGLVKKELLLLMEGE; via the coding sequence ATGACCCAAAAACTGTTGAAAATCCTTCGCTTTGCCCTGCTTTCCCCTCTTTTTCTTGCCCTACTGACCAACGGCTGTATGAGACTCAAGACTTCTGACAAAAAAATACTGGCGCACTTTGAGGAGCAAGGTGTAGCGGCTTCGGTGCAAAAAATGGCGCACGATGCCAACGAGCTGCGCTATGTGGAAACAGGAGCGGAAAGGAACAAGGAGAATTTGCTGGTGTTTGTGCATGGCGCTCCCGGTGCCGGCGATGACTTCTTTGGCTTTTTGACCGATAGCGTTTTGCTGGAAAAAGCCCGGATAGTAACAGTGGACAGGCCCGGCTATGGGCATTCGGGCTATGGCAAATCGGTGACTTCTATTCAAGAGCAGGCGATCATAATTGGGAAGGTATTGGAAGAGGCGAAGGAAGATCATATCTACCTGATAGGGCATTCGTACGGAGGTCCGATAGTTGGGAAAATGGCGACGATGTATGCCGTGGATGGAATTATGATGCTTGCCCCGGTGAACGATCCGGAGTCGGAACCGATCTACTGGATAGCGCATTTGGGAAAGTGGAAGCTTACCCGCTGGATGGCCTCAAAACCGCTGAGGGTGGCAACGGACGAGAAATTTGCCCACAAAGCCGAGCTTGCCCTGCTAAAAGAAGATTGGGGAAAAATAACTGTTCCCGTGGTGCATTTGCATGGGGGAAAGGATTTTTTAGCACCCTTTGAGGGAAATGTGGCTTGGAGCAAAAAATACATCAAACCCAAAATGCTAAAACTAGTGGAAGACCCCGAAATGACGCATTTTATTCCGTGGAAAAACTATGGGCTGGTGAAGAAAGAGCTGCTGTTGTTGATGGAGGGGGAGTAA
- a CDS encoding cytochrome c peroxidase produces MLFSCESWFGSKEEPTKENAPYDLAADIPSYFSQNYEIPADNPLTVEGIALGRMLFYETKLSGDNSQSCASCHKQENGFSDPNRFSEGIDGEDGTKNAMALANLLWQRKFFWDGRASSLEEQALLPIQDPIEMHQSLEASVAKLEAEQQYLDQFELAFGEKGISAEKIGKALAQFERTMISANSKYDQYLRGEYEPTAKELLGIELFFIHPISEIGLRGGNCGDCHLGPMTHGDLNDFQGFHNNGLDEDGNLNIGLKKTTGKEEDLGKFKAPSLRNIALTAPYMHDGRFQTLEEVLDHYNEHVNQSATLDPLIIEASNEKVFPNEPIKLHLAQEEKEAILAFLHMLTDETFITNERFSNPFETTETK; encoded by the coding sequence TTGTTGTTTTCCTGCGAAAGCTGGTTTGGTTCAAAAGAAGAGCCTACCAAGGAAAATGCTCCTTACGATCTGGCGGCGGATATCCCTTCCTACTTCAGCCAGAACTACGAAATTCCGGCTGACAACCCACTTACAGTGGAAGGAATCGCCTTGGGGCGAATGCTTTTTTACGAAACAAAACTTTCGGGTGACAATTCGCAATCTTGCGCAAGCTGCCACAAACAGGAAAACGGGTTTTCCGACCCCAACCGCTTTAGCGAGGGAATTGATGGTGAAGATGGGACAAAAAATGCGATGGCACTCGCTAATTTGCTCTGGCAGCGAAAATTCTTTTGGGATGGACGAGCCAGCAGCCTCGAAGAGCAAGCTCTATTGCCCATTCAAGACCCTATTGAAATGCACCAAAGTTTGGAAGCTTCCGTGGCGAAACTTGAAGCAGAGCAGCAATACCTCGACCAGTTTGAGCTTGCCTTTGGGGAAAAGGGTATTTCTGCCGAAAAAATAGGCAAAGCCCTTGCCCAGTTTGAGCGGACGATGATCTCGGCTAATTCCAAATACGACCAATATTTGCGAGGGGAATACGAACCTACGGCAAAGGAACTCTTGGGCATCGAGCTGTTTTTCATTCACCCTATTTCCGAAATTGGACTGCGGGGCGGAAACTGCGGGGACTGCCACCTCGGTCCTATGACCCATGGCGACCTCAACGATTTCCAAGGCTTCCACAACAATGGGCTGGACGAAGACGGGAACCTCAACATCGGCTTGAAAAAAACAACGGGAAAGGAAGAAGACTTGGGGAAATTCAAAGCTCCTTCACTCAGAAATATCGCCCTTACCGCGCCCTACATGCACGACGGAAGATTTCAGACCTTGGAAGAAGTACTCGACCACTATAACGAACACGTGAACCAAAGCGCAACGCTCGACCCGCTCATCATTGAAGCCAGCAACGAGAAGGTTTTCCCCAACGAACCTATCAAGCTACACCTAGCCCAAGAAGAGAAAGAAGCAATTTTGGCATTTTTGCACATGCTCACCGATGAAACCTTCATTACCAACGAACGATTTTCCAATCCTTTTGAAACCACTGAAACGAAATGA
- a CDS encoding MbnP family protein, whose product MKPFIKNTNTRHAVLRHGISFLLILGALLSISSCSNNDEVPGEGMLTLEIANLFDGDPLELDSKTYQNELGQEFSIQEFKFYLSNVKLRNSATGAVYTEPESYHLVSRKDATHLFEIEIEEVTAGQYDQLEFSIGVDPTRNLSLDNIGDLDPSNNMAWDWNTGYKFLLLEGKYSPKDGSDDKGLIFHVGSDANYRTVTLPISSGSDAKFELKGGQSNAIKLDIEVSEIFKNPTSVDFDTDNVVMFEGISGKVADNYSKMVSVGE is encoded by the coding sequence ATGAAACCTTTTATAAAAAACACAAACACCCGTCATGCCGTGCTCCGACACGGTATCTCCTTCCTATTGATACTTGGGGCTTTACTTTCCATCAGCTCTTGCAGCAACAACGACGAAGTGCCCGGCGAGGGAATGCTTACGCTGGAAATAGCTAACCTTTTTGACGGCGATCCGCTAGAACTGGACAGCAAAACCTATCAGAATGAGCTAGGGCAAGAATTTTCCATCCAAGAGTTTAAGTTTTACCTCAGCAATGTGAAGCTGCGCAACTCCGCTACGGGGGCAGTTTATACCGAGCCAGAAAGCTACCATTTGGTAAGCCGAAAAGATGCTACCCACCTGTTTGAAATTGAAATAGAAGAAGTGACAGCAGGGCAATACGACCAGCTAGAATTTTCCATAGGCGTTGACCCGACCCGCAACCTTTCCCTCGACAACATCGGCGACCTCGACCCTTCCAACAACATGGCTTGGGACTGGAACACGGGCTACAAATTTTTGCTGCTGGAGGGCAAATATTCCCCCAAAGACGGCTCGGATGATAAAGGCTTGATCTTCCACGTAGGTTCGGATGCCAACTATCGCACCGTTACCCTGCCCATCAGCTCAGGCAGCGATGCTAAGTTCGAACTCAAAGGTGGGCAATCCAACGCCATCAAGCTTGATATTGAAGTATCTGAAATCTTCAAAAACCCTACTTCAGTCGATTTCGATACCGACAACGTGGTGATGTTCGAAGGGATTTCTGGAAAAGTGGCGGATAATTATAGTAAGATGGTGAGTGTGGGGGAGTGA
- a CDS encoding DKNYY domain-containing protein: MHLYYQYPYTTVIVSIVLLNLIIKAVANMEQSPLAFLLLGMISLIGRAFSPFAGAVDKELSDNYYFSRNKQAIRYSPMGNWFELGNAKMDADPNSFKVLARNFAKDKDHLYYKSSIIDQEADKESLRVVDDYYCLDKNHVYVPAEYVYSPFDEPDENPDPKAKLHRIEKANPTTYEPINDDWAKDDRHFFYRHKFVDVEYESFEIINKNFCKDSKCVWMQNDNDLIASDIDPSATRKLNKSLIADQLHIYDFKMYVENELANKLFAYAYEDLSSFEDLDEDYFIFDDKVVYQNNYLEGAHAATFEVMDPTYYARDKNHIYYAGLPMEHVDIESFELFEYACYAKDKNHIYAEGKILKEADLATFGPLNDDSLIYKDKNHQYRGNEILAKEEEVKG, from the coding sequence ATGCATTTATATTATCAATATCCTTACACAACCGTCATTGTTTCTATAGTTCTGCTGAACTTGATCATTAAAGCAGTAGCCAATATGGAGCAATCACCTTTAGCATTTTTGCTCCTAGGGATGATTTCGCTCATTGGGCGGGCTTTCAGTCCCTTTGCAGGGGCGGTGGACAAGGAGCTTTCGGACAACTATTATTTTTCCCGGAATAAACAAGCTATACGTTATAGCCCAATGGGAAATTGGTTTGAACTTGGCAACGCCAAAATGGATGCTGACCCAAATTCCTTCAAGGTGCTGGCACGCAACTTTGCCAAGGACAAAGACCATCTGTATTACAAATCATCTATTATAGACCAAGAAGCAGACAAAGAATCGCTGAGGGTGGTAGACGATTATTATTGCTTAGACAAAAACCATGTGTATGTCCCTGCCGAGTATGTTTACAGCCCGTTTGATGAACCGGATGAAAACCCAGATCCAAAGGCGAAACTGCACCGAATTGAAAAAGCCAACCCTACTACTTACGAACCAATAAATGATGATTGGGCAAAGGACGATCGTCATTTTTTTTACCGTCACAAATTTGTCGATGTGGAGTATGAAAGCTTTGAGATAATCAACAAGAACTTTTGCAAAGACAGCAAATGTGTTTGGATGCAAAACGATAACGACCTGATTGCTTCTGACATAGATCCCTCTGCTACCCGAAAACTGAATAAAAGCCTAATTGCAGACCAATTGCATATCTATGACTTTAAGATGTACGTGGAAAACGAGCTGGCAAATAAGTTGTTTGCATACGCTTATGAGGACCTTTCCTCCTTTGAGGACTTGGATGAAGACTATTTTATATTTGACGACAAAGTGGTTTATCAAAACAACTACTTGGAGGGTGCGCATGCCGCTACGTTTGAAGTGATGGACCCAACGTATTATGCGAGGGACAAAAACCATATTTACTACGCTGGCCTGCCCATGGAGCATGTTGATATTGAAAGCTTTGAATTATTTGAGTACGCCTGTTATGCAAAAGACAAAAATCATATTTATGCCGAAGGCAAGATATTAAAAGAAGCTGACCTCGCCACCTTTGGTCCGCTCAACGATGATTCCCTAATTTATAAAGACAAAAACCATCAGTATCGGGGAAATGAAATCCTTGCGAAGGAAGAGGAAGTAAAAGGTTGA
- a CDS encoding Fic family protein: MAKYIYEYDQWPKFTWDDKQLSVILGKVRHLQGVIYGQMRGLGFSIKEETMLSTLTLDVLKSSEIEGEILNYEQVRSSIARRLGLAYAGMVHVDRNVEGVVEMVLDATQRYDKPLDHERIFGWHAALFPTGWSGIHRIATGCYRDGEMQVVSGPMGRERIHFQAPSPQVVKKEMDAFLDWFDQNPETDGVLKAAIAHFWFIIIHPFDDGNGRIARAISDMLLARAEETSQRFYSFSNQILSEKKKYYAVLQNVQHSSGDITEWLDWFLNCLYKALLNTEETLKRVLQKADFWDGHKETVLNSRQRLMLNKLLDGFDGKLKSSKWAKITKCSADTALRDIKDLIDKGILKQEESGGRSTNYELVLE; encoded by the coding sequence ATGGCAAAGTACATATATGAATACGACCAATGGCCTAAATTTACTTGGGATGATAAACAGCTAAGCGTAATTCTTGGTAAAGTCAGGCACCTTCAAGGAGTGATTTATGGACAAATGAGGGGGCTTGGTTTTTCAATTAAGGAAGAAACAATGCTTTCTACGTTGACCTTAGATGTATTGAAATCATCTGAAATTGAAGGTGAAATATTGAACTACGAACAAGTACGTTCGTCAATTGCTAGAAGGCTTGGGCTAGCATATGCGGGAATGGTTCATGTGGACAGAAATGTGGAGGGAGTAGTTGAAATGGTGCTTGATGCTACGCAGAGATATGACAAACCGCTTGACCATGAACGGATATTTGGCTGGCATGCAGCTTTATTTCCGACAGGATGGAGTGGGATACATAGAATTGCCACTGGTTGCTATCGTGATGGTGAAATGCAAGTAGTATCTGGTCCAATGGGAAGGGAGAGAATTCATTTTCAAGCTCCATCTCCACAAGTTGTAAAAAAAGAAATGGATGCATTCTTGGACTGGTTTGACCAAAACCCTGAAACCGATGGGGTTTTAAAAGCTGCAATTGCCCATTTTTGGTTTATCATCATCCACCCGTTTGATGATGGCAATGGGCGAATTGCCAGAGCAATTTCTGACATGCTGCTTGCTCGTGCCGAAGAAACGTCTCAAAGGTTTTATAGCTTTTCTAATCAAATTTTATCAGAAAAAAAGAAATACTATGCTGTCTTGCAAAATGTACAACATAGTTCTGGTGACATTACCGAATGGTTGGATTGGTTCTTAAACTGTTTGTATAAAGCATTATTGAACACAGAGGAAACGCTAAAACGTGTTCTCCAAAAGGCAGATTTTTGGGATGGTCACAAAGAAACAGTACTAAATAGCCGACAGAGGTTGATGTTGAATAAACTATTGGATGGATTTGATGGTAAATTGAAATCGTCCAAATGGGCTAAGATCACCAAATGTTCAGCAGATACTGCTCTTCGAGATATAAAAGATTTAATAGATAAAGGAATTCTGAAACAAGAAGAATCTGGGGGACGAAGCACAAATTATGAACTAGTATTGGAATAA